A segment of the Candidatus Methylomirabilota bacterium genome:
CCGAGTTCAGCCAGGCCGAGCGGCACCTGCGCCGCCTGGGCAAGGTGGCTGCCCTCGAAGCGAGACGAAGCGCGCAGTAGCTCCGCCGCCCTGCTTGGCGAGCTTGGCCGCCCGCTGAGCTTCACTCGCCGGCCAGCAGCGATCGTTTTGCCGCGGCGAACTCCTTCAGCTTCTCCGCGCCGACCTTCGGATACCTGAGATCGAGCGAGCCCAGTGTCCCGACGACGGCGGCGGCGACTACGAGACGGGTAAACCACTTGTTGTCGGCGGGCACAACGTACCAGGGCGCGTCCTTGGTGGCGGTGTGTCGGATCATGTCCTCGTAGGCCTGCATATAGTCGTCCCAGAACGCGCGTTCCTTGAGGTCGTTGGGCGAGAACTTCCAGTTCTTCTCGGGGTTCTCGAGGCGCTCGAGGAAGCGCTTCTTCTGCTCTTTCATCGACACGTGGAGGAAGAACTTTCGAATGACGACACCGTTGCGCGTCAGGTACCGCTCGAAACTTCGAATGTCCTTGTAGCGCTCCTTCCAGATGTCCTTGGTGACGAGCTCTGGCGGAATCTTTTGCTTCTCGAGAAACTCCGGGTGCACGCGCACCACGAGCGTCTCCTCGTAGTAGCTGCGATTGAAGATGCCGATGTGCCCGCGCTCGGGCAGGCTCTTCATGCAGCGCCAGAGGAAGTCGTGGTCGAGGTCTTCCGCGGACGGCGACTTGAAGGAGGTGACCTGGCAGCCCTGCGGGTTGACGCCGGACATGACGTGCTTGATGGTGCCGTCCTTCCCGGCCGCGTCCATGGCCTGAAAGATGAGCAGCACCGCCCAGGAATCCTGCGCGTAGAGCATGTCCTGGAGCTCGGCCAGCGCCTCGATGCCCATGACGAGCGCTTCCTTGGCGCGCGGCTTGTCCTCGGAGCCGAAATCGAGCGTGTCGCCAGGGTCGACGTCCTTCAGGCGGAAGCCCTCGCCGTCGGTGATCCGGAAGGGCTTCGCGAAGCTTCGGGATCTCTTGATGAGTGCCTTCATCTTCATGGGCGACCTCCTTCATCGCGGTCCGCTTCTTCGCGCCGACTGGGATGGCGGCGATACTGTGCCACGGCCACAGGAGGCCTGTCGACACACATCAAGGGCCAGGTGTCAGTACCTCTCGGTCACTCGCGAAAGGCCTTTCGTGGAAAGACGTAGGGGGTGTCGCGCAAGAGTGGCTGGCGATTCGGCTCCCGGCGGCGAAGCGCATAGAAGCGGACGGTTTCGGCGCTGAGGTCCACCTCGCATCGGACCAGGCGGTGGGGCCAGAGGGGATCCGCCTCGAAGGCGCGACCGAGCAGGCTCACGGTGCCGGTTTCCGAGGTGCGTCGGATAAAGATCACGACCCCTTCGGGCCGAGCCTGCAAGTCCGGTTGCCACGAGGCCGGGAACGGACGTCGCGGGGGAGCGCCTTCGACGCGTGCGCCGGCCCGCTGGCGGTAGGCGCTGACATAGCGGCGGGGGCGTTCCTGGAGGGCGGCGAGCGAATCGTGGTAGAAGCGCGCCCAGACCTTGGCTTGCTAGCGGCCGTTGAGGTTTTCGATGGCGGCCTTGAATCCGCTCTCCTGAGGAGGCGCGAAGACCGGAATGACGACGAGCGCATAGGAAATGCAACGCAGGATCTGATCTCCCTGGCCAATCCTCGGGGGAGCCGGCTGTGGGCAGCGTGAGGGGCCGCGCGAGGAGCGCGACGGGGGAGGGGGGCTCGAGCGATGGCGTGAGGCCCGCGTGATCCTCCTGGGCTGCTGGGCGAGGGCAGGGCGTGGGCAGGGAGCGGGCAGAGGGGTGCAGCGGGGCAGCGCCGAAGGCGGGAGCGGGGCCGCGGCGAGGAAAGGCAGGGGACGCCGCCAGTGACGTGAGGGCAGCGGGCGCGGGTGGGGCGGGGCCTGGCGGCTCGAGGGCGCGGGCGCGGGGGGCGAGGAGGGGCCTGCCCGGCGAGGGGATCCTGCACGGGGGCGATGACGCGCAGCCGGCGGCCACCGCGGGGACAGGGGAGGACATCGACGGCGCACACGCGGCGCAGCAGCGTGGCCCACCTGCCCGCGCCCGGGGGGCCGGCGCCGCGGGGGCGGGCATCGCCCGCATGCGCCGTCAGGGCGGGCGCCGGGGGTCCGTCGCGGACGACCCGCGAGCGCCAGCGAGCAGGGGGGGCGCGCGCGCCGTGATCCACCACCGCGAGGATCGCGGGGCAGGGGATGATGGCCGCGAGCTTTGCCCTGCACTCGATGGGCTCGAACAGCAGATGGGAGGGGCCATCGCGCCACACCGTCTTGAGCTCGACCAGGACGCGTCCGTCGGCGCGGAGGCGCACGTGATCCTGGGCGAGCAATCGCTACGACGAAATCAGGGCAGCACCCGGTTGAACGCCTTGCAGTTGCGCGGCCGGTAGACCTGGAAGTCCCCGCGATCGATGGTCATGACATCGAGCGTGTTGACGAGCTCAGCCAGCCACACGAGCGTCGCTCCGCGAGATCCATCTCACGATCCGAGCACGTCCAGTGTCTGCAGAATGTCCCGGGCGACGGCCTCCTTGACGCCGCCACTGCCGCCGGAGCAGGATGGCGCGGATGGCCCCCGATTTGGAGCATGAGCGCTGGTTGTGGCGGTTGCGGTTTCCAACGGACGTGGAGCGCGCGTTCCAGCATGACTACTTCCACAAATCCATCACGTTCTTCCGAATCGGGCATCTCGTGGCTCTCTTGCTCGTCGTATTGCTCTTCGTCCAGGGTCTCTTGCAGGGTCTTTCGCCCGCAGTGCTCGCCGGCCCCATCTTCCCCGCCATCGCCGGGTTGACCGGCCTTCTCCTTTTTTCATTTCACCGAAGCTTTGAATCCGTGTGGCAGCCGGCCGCGACCTGTGCCGGCTCCGCGCTCAACCTCTACCTCATCTACGCGCTGGTATCCCTGGGCGCTCGATCCCTCCCCACGGCAGATCCGAAGTTCAATTTCTTGTATGTGGTGCTCCGAGAGTGCTTCCTCCTGGTGGCCACGTTCGTGGTTCCGCGCCTCACGTTCCGGTGGATGATGGTGGCGTTCGCCGCGCAGCTTGCGGGCGCCACCGTCATCCTGGCGTCCACGACATCCGCGCCCATTGCACGCATCGCCCAGGCTCAGGGAATATTCGCGCTTCCGATTGCGATCCTCCTCCTCCTGAGCGGCTACACCCTGGAAAGGTACCGGCGCAGCGACTATCTCGCCAATCGCTTGCTGGACGCGGAGCGTGAGAGATCAGAGAGTCTCCTCCTCAACATTCTGCCGGCGTCGGTGGCGGCGCGGCTGAAGGCGAACCCGGAAGCGATCGCGGACAGCTACGGCGAAGTCACCGTGCTGTTCGCGGACATCGTCGACTTCACGCCTCTCTCCGCCCGCCTTGCCGCGCCGGAGCTTGTCCGGTTACTGAACCAGATCTTCTCGGCCTTCGATTCGCTGGCCGACAAGCACGGGCTGGAGAAGATCAAGACCATCGGCGATGCCTACATGGTGGTCGGCGGCCTGCCCGACCCGCATCCCGCCCACGCCGTGGCGGTCGCCGACATGGCGCTCGACATGCAGCAGGAGATCGCGCGATTCGTCCGGGGATCGAGCGAGCCGCCCCGGCTCCGCATTGGAATCGACACCGGCTCGGTGGTCGCCGGCGTGATCGGAACGAGGAAGTTCGCCTATGACCTCTGGGGCGATACGGTCAACATGGCCAGCCGGATGGAATCGCACGGCAGCCCAGGGATGATCCAGGTGACTGAACGGGTCTTTCGATGCCTTCGTGACCGTTTCGACTTCGGGGCTCCACAACAGCTACAGATCAAGGGTCGCGGCGTGATGACCACCTACCAGCTCGTCGGACGCAAGCCACTGCCAGCAGCATGAGGCGGGGTCACGGCCATCCGTGTCGACCTGTGGGAATCCGCCGCCCGCGGTCAACGCGGCGCCCAGAGGGCGTGGAGAGCGGGCGGATAGCGACGAGGTTATCAGGACAGCACCAGGTTGAACGCCTTGCCGCTGCGCGGCCGATAGACCTGGAAGTCCCTGCGATCGATGGTCATGACATCGAGCGTGTTGACGAGTTCAGCCAGCCACACGAGCGTCGCATCCGCGAAGTCTATCTCGCGATCTGCATACCGGGCAATGATCGTCACGATCTCGTCGAGGTCGACCTTCCCGGCCTCACCTCGCCGATGCTCGCCCGCTTCGACTGGACCCGCCTGCCGCGCCCGGTGATCCCG
Coding sequences within it:
- a CDS encoding polyphosphate kinase 2 family protein: MKALIKRSRSFAKPFRITDGEGFRLKDVDPGDTLDFGSEDKPRAKEALVMGIEALAELQDMLYAQDSWAVLLIFQAMDAAGKDGTIKHVMSGVNPQGCQVTSFKSPSAEDLDHDFLWRCMKSLPERGHIGIFNRSYYEETLVVRVHPEFLEKQKIPPELVTKDIWKERYKDIRSFERYLTRNGVVIRKFFLHVSMKEQKKRFLERLENPEKNWKFSPNDLKERAFWDDYMQAYEDMIRHTATKDAPWYVVPADNKWFTRLVVAAAVVGTLGSLDLRYPKVGAEKLKEFAAAKRSLLAGE
- a CDS encoding adenylate/guanylate cyclase domain-containing protein, which produces MAPDLEHERWLWRLRFPTDVERAFQHDYFHKSITFFRIGHLVALLLVVLLFVQGLLQGLSPAVLAGPIFPAIAGLTGLLLFSFHRSFESVWQPAATCAGSALNLYLIYALVSLGARSLPTADPKFNFLYVVLRECFLLVATFVVPRLTFRWMMVAFAAQLAGATVILASTTSAPIARIAQAQGIFALPIAILLLLSGYTLERYRRSDYLANRLLDAERERSESLLLNILPASVAARLKANPEAIADSYGEVTVLFADIVDFTPLSARLAAPELVRLLNQIFSAFDSLADKHGLEKIKTIGDAYMVVGGLPDPHPAHAVAVADMALDMQQEIARFVRGSSEPPRLRIGIDTGSVVAGVIGTRKFAYDLWGDTVNMASRMESHGSPGMIQVTERVFRCLRDRFDFGAPQQLQIKGRGVMTTYQLVGRKPLPAA